A genome region from Populus alba chromosome 5, ASM523922v2, whole genome shotgun sequence includes the following:
- the LOC118029840 gene encoding protein WUSCHEL: protein MEPQQQQHQNQQQPNEDNNGGAKGNFICRQTSTRWTPTTDQIRILKELYYIKGVRSPNGAEIQQISARLRKYGKIEGKNVFYWFQNHKARERQKKRFTNDVPTQQRTTLKPEDYYSYKYSGSNNNPGFSSASSSSNTGAVTVGQADNYGYGSVTMQEKKNWDCSVPAGGESMNNINYGSRGGINPYSSSYTVFDQDQEAAEKMETLPLFPMHGEDISTSFNINNINPDFYYSSWYGSDDYGNATTSRTSLELSLYSYNGQQQDY from the exons ATGGAACCTCAACAGCAACAACACCAAAACCAACAACAACCAAATGAGGATAATAATGGTGGTGCCAAAGGAAACTTTATTTGCAGGCAAACCAGTACAAGGTGGACTCCCACTACTGACCAGATAAGAATATTGAAGGAACTGTACTACATCAAAGGTGTTAGGTCCCCAAATGGAGCTGAGATTCAACAGATCTCTGCTAGGCTTAGAAAGTACGGCAAGATTGAAGGCAAGAATGTCTTTTATTGGTTTCAGAACCATAAAGCTCGTGAGAGGCAGAAGAAAAGGTTCACCAATGATGTCCCCACGCAACAAAGAACTACCTTGAAACCTGAAGATTATTACTCTTACAAGTACTCCGGTAGCAATAATAATCCTG GGTTTTCTTCtgcttcttcatcttcaaataCTGGTGCGGTTACTGTTGGGCAAGCAGATAACTATGGATATGGATCTGTAACCatgcaagagaaaaaaaattgg GACTGTTCAGTACCAGCTGGTGGTGAATCCATGAACAACATTAACTATGGATCACGGGGTGGCATTAACCCTTACAGTTCTTCCTATACTGTATTTGATCAAGACCAGGAAGCCGCTGAAAAGATGGAGACTCTTCCTCTATTTCCCATGCATGGCGAGGACATCAGTACCTCTTTCAACATCAACAACATTAACCCAGACTTTTATTACAGTAGCTGGTATGGCTCTGATGATTATGGCAATGCCACTACTTCTCGTACTTCCTTGGAGCTTAGCCTCTACTCCTACAATGGCCAGCAACAAGATTATTAA